From the Carboxydocella sporoproducens DSM 16521 genome, one window contains:
- a CDS encoding S-layer homology domain-containing protein: MRKYPIIILALLFMLFGSGINPARAAAGFSNVSVSFRHSDSRFVITGNFGDLAGKMVTLLIFDPEGKPVYIDQGLTGARGAFSFQGPVSRPVKGLYKIRLGGEGNDAPYETEYEYKQPQITGGGGSGGGGSSSPAPASAVDLGNSASSQVREEHGRQVQETVLDEARAAAALSQVAVRGEVNLTVSGTAAENRITIPSPVFKIMEEKAVTLEIQTESAGYTLPLQALEGQKANGGLVLTISKIKAEEEKQWRQAMAAAGLELAVTPVEFKVEVINDGQKQEVRQFNRYVSRTLYYAGTGQENLVGVVLNADGSFAPVPTLVTRENGKVAVVIKRRSNSTYAVVAASRRTFADLNQHWARKEVEQLAGRMIIKGIDAKRFNPAGKVTRAELAAMLVRALGLSEQQTGSAKAFSDVPAQAWYARAVAEATAAGLLVGYQDGRFRPLQPVSREEMAVILVRAMKLAGTEVKPETKAELAKLQDWQQISTWAQEDVAAAVKLELFAGDEKGRFNGGNKASRAETALVLQRLLVKAGLM, translated from the coding sequence GTGAGAAAATATCCAATAATAATATTAGCCCTGTTGTTTATGCTGTTCGGGTCGGGAATTAACCCGGCCCGGGCAGCAGCGGGATTCAGCAATGTTAGCGTCAGTTTCCGGCACTCAGACAGCAGGTTTGTCATTACCGGAAATTTTGGCGACCTGGCTGGAAAAATGGTAACCCTCTTGATTTTTGACCCGGAAGGGAAACCGGTATATATTGATCAGGGTTTAACCGGCGCCCGGGGAGCCTTCAGTTTTCAGGGACCGGTCAGCCGCCCGGTTAAAGGTTTGTATAAAATCAGGCTGGGCGGTGAAGGTAATGATGCGCCCTATGAAACCGAATATGAATACAAACAGCCTCAAATAACAGGCGGAGGAGGCAGCGGAGGCGGTGGCAGCAGCAGCCCTGCGCCTGCTAGTGCCGTTGACCTGGGGAACAGTGCCAGTAGCCAGGTCCGGGAGGAGCATGGCCGTCAGGTGCAGGAGACAGTCCTGGATGAAGCCAGAGCCGCAGCTGCTCTCAGCCAGGTTGCTGTTCGGGGAGAGGTTAATCTTACTGTAAGTGGGACAGCCGCGGAAAACCGTATAACCATACCATCCCCAGTATTTAAAATAATGGAGGAAAAAGCAGTAACCCTCGAAATCCAAACGGAGAGCGCCGGCTACACTCTGCCTCTACAGGCCCTGGAGGGGCAGAAGGCCAATGGCGGGCTGGTACTGACCATCAGTAAAATCAAGGCTGAGGAAGAGAAGCAGTGGCGGCAGGCAATGGCAGCAGCTGGTCTGGAACTGGCCGTTACACCGGTAGAATTCAAGGTAGAAGTGATTAATGACGGGCAAAAGCAGGAAGTCAGGCAATTTAACCGCTATGTCAGCCGTACCCTGTATTATGCTGGCACAGGGCAGGAAAATCTGGTAGGGGTAGTATTAAATGCCGATGGCAGTTTTGCCCCGGTCCCCACCCTGGTGACCAGAGAGAACGGTAAAGTAGCAGTAGTGATAAAAAGGCGCAGCAACAGCACTTATGCAGTTGTTGCGGCTTCCCGGCGGACTTTTGCTGATCTGAACCAGCACTGGGCCAGGAAAGAGGTGGAACAGCTGGCCGGCAGGATGATCATTAAAGGGATCGATGCGAAACGGTTCAATCCTGCGGGCAAGGTGACCAGGGCGGAGCTGGCAGCCATGCTGGTGCGGGCCCTGGGTTTGTCCGAACAGCAGACTGGTTCGGCTAAAGCTTTTTCTGATGTACCGGCTCAGGCCTGGTATGCCAGGGCAGTGGCTGAAGCGACGGCGGCCGGTTTGCTGGTAGGTTATCAAGATGGGCGTTTCCGGCCTTTACAACCGGTAAGCCGGGAGGAGATGGCGGTGATCCTGGTGAGAGCCATGAAGCTGGCCGGTACCGAGGTAAAGCCGGAAACAAAGGCGGAGCTGGCCAAATTGCAGGACTGGCAGCAGATCAGCACCTGGGCGCAGGAGGATGTGGCCGCAGCGGTGAAACTGGAGCTGTTTGCCGGGGATGAGAAAGGACGGTTTAATGGTGGGAACAAGGCCAGCCGGGCGGAAACGGCTCTGGTGTTGCAACGATTGCTGGTGAAAGCCGGGTTGATGTAG